A region of Toxorhynchites rutilus septentrionalis strain SRP chromosome 1, ASM2978413v1, whole genome shotgun sequence DNA encodes the following proteins:
- the LOC129763019 gene encoding inhibin beta chain-like has product MHGIRIYNATLWIRLELKLKNMDTMWSPFGNKNLILWIFRLISGSKNVLNDEEEFSKHTAMVTKHTISVDKLGWQEIDVTNAVRGWHSEKTNDSLRLFVDCSGCGNKITIHLFDENQNKVKESFIKAQKINSKMKPENFVDYNRPYLFVSLATNHVKRLRRRALDCTGAPNEQCCKQKFYVDFKALKWDDWIIRPHGYYANYCKGSCLLPDKFSAEYQYVVDEYRRHGQVTGIHQCCAPTKYSPMSLIFYGPDSRVIKQDISKMIVEECGCP; this is encoded by the exons ATGCATGGGATACGGATATACAACGCAACTCTTTGGATCCGTTTGGAATTGAAGCTGAAAAACATGGACACTATGTGGTCTCCGTTTGGGAATAAGAATCTAATTCTATGGATTTTCCGTTTGATCAGTGGTTCTAAGAACGTTCTCAACGATGAAGAG GAATTCTCCAAACATACGGCCATGGTAACAAAACACACGATTTCTGTCGATAAACTGGGATGGCAGGAGATAGATGTAACAAACGCTGTACGAGGGTGGCATTCGGAGAAAACAAACGACAGTTTACGTCTGTTTGTCGATTGTTCCGGTTGCGGTAACAAAATAACCATCCATCTGTTCGatgaaaaccaaaacaaagTGAAGGAATCGTTTATTAAGGCACAAAAGATCAATTCGAAAATGAAACCGGAGAACTTTGTCGATTACAACCGACCGTATTTGTTCGTCAGTCTGGCTACTAACCACGTGAAAAGACTTCGGAGGCGGGCACTCGATTGTACTGGCGCACCGAATGAGCAATGTTGTAAGCAAAAATTCTACGTTGATTTCAAGGCACTGAAGTGGGACGATTGGATCATACGACCTCACGGATACTATGCAAATTATTGCAAGGGAAGTTGCCTTTTACCGGATAAATTTTCGGCGGAATATCAATACGTGGTGGATGAATACAGACGACACGGACAAGTTACGGGTATACATCAATGCTGCGCGCCCACAAAGTACTCCCCTATGTCACTCATATTTTATGGACCAGACTCACGTGTCATCAAACAGGACATTTCGAAGATGATCGTGGAAGAATGCGGTTGTCCCTAA